The following are from one region of the Anopheles cruzii unplaced genomic scaffold, idAnoCruzAS_RS32_06 scaffold00822_ctg1, whole genome shotgun sequence genome:
- the LOC128276262 gene encoding lipase member H-A-like, producing the protein MKRIFAAWETAIAASKTIQTDRETEKNPTQLDMFNPATVMNAGFLRGRPLVVLIHGYTGHRDYAPNPTIRPAYLAHGEYNIISVDYGPLALEPCYLQAVRNLPTVANCTAQLLDFIIASRIVPLEDIHVVGFSLGGQTSGMIANYLRAGKLRRITGLDPAKPLFVFAPNDQKLDQSDAEFVQVIHTDVFQRGILHPSGHVDFYVNGGVEQPGCNMATMMTAGECNHNRAPEYYAESIGTDVGFYGYRCAHWYLYMLGICRGGGPNQQLAIMGAHTPNTTRGLYFLHVNMMPPYARGKNVTLRDELAIIAANIRN; encoded by the exons agaaacggagaaaaacccaacccaactgGACATGTTCAATCCGGCCACTGTCATGAATGCCGGCTTCTTGCGAGGACGCCCACTGGTGGTGCTAATCCACGGCTATACGGGACACCGTGACTATGCACCGAACCCCACGATACGGCCCGCTTACCTGGCCCACGGCGAGTACAACATCATCTCGGTCGACTACGGACCACTGGCACTGGAACCGTGCTATCTGCAGGCGGTGCGTAATcttccgacggtggccaactgCACGGCCCAGCTGTTGGACTTCATCATCGCCAGCCGCATCGTGCCACTGGAGGACATTCACGTGGTGGGCTTCAGTCTCGGCGGTCAAACTTCCGGCATGATCGCCAACTACCTGCGGGCGGGCAAGCTGCGGCGCATAACGGGGCTCGATCCGGCCAAACCACTGTTCGTGTTCGCTCCGAACGACCAGAAGCTCGATCAGTCCGATGCCGAGTTCGTGCAGGTGATCCACACGGACGTCTTCCAGCGGGGCATACTGCATCCGAGCGGACACGTCGACTTCTACGTGAACGGCGGTGTGGAGCAGCCCGGCTGCAACATGGCCACCATGATGACGGCGGGCGAATGCAACCACAACCGGGCGCCGGAGTACTACGCCGAGTCGATCGGGACCGACGTTGGCTTCTACGGGTACCGCTGTGCCCACTGGTACCTGTACATGTTGGGCATTTGCCGAGGAGGCGGCCCGAACCAGCAGCTGGCCATTatgggcgcgcacacacccaACAC GACACGCGGACTCTATTTCCTGCACGTAAACATGATGCCCCCTTACGCAAGAGGAAAAAACGTGACACTCCGCGATGAACTGGCGATCATAGCTGCCAACATACGGAACTAG